One genomic segment of Pongo pygmaeus isolate AG05252 chromosome 19, NHGRI_mPonPyg2-v2.0_pri, whole genome shotgun sequence includes these proteins:
- the MED9 gene encoding mediator of RNA polymerase II transcription subunit 9 yields MASAGVAAGRQAEDVLPPTSDQPLPDTKPLPPPQPPPVSAPQPQQSPAPRPQSPARAREEENYSFLPLVHNIIKCMDKDSPEVHQDLNALKSKFQEMRKLISTMPGIHLSPEQQQQQLQSLREQVRTKNELLQKYKSLCMFEIPKE; encoded by the exons ATGGCCTCTGCTGGGGTCGCAGCCGGGCGACAGGCGGAGGATGTATTGCCGCCAACGTCCGACCAGCCGCTGCCTGACACCAAGCCGCTGCCGCCTCCTCAGCCGCCGCCGGTCTCTGCGCCTCAACCGCAGCAGTCGCCGGCGCCACGGCCTCAGTCACCTGCCCGCGCGAGGGAGGAAGAGAACTACTCCTTTTTACCTTTGGTTCACAACATCATCAAATG CATGGACAAGGACAGCCCAGAGGTCCATCAGGACCTGAACGCCCTCAAAAGCAAGTTCCAGGAGATGCGCAAGCTCATCAGCACCATGCCCGGCATCCACCTGAGCCccgagcagcagcagcagcagctgcagagcCTCCGGGAGCAAGTCAGGACCAAGAATGAGCTTCTGCAAAAGTACAAGAGCCTCTGCATGTTTGAAATCCCCAAGGAGTAG